One Anas platyrhynchos isolate ZD024472 breed Pekin duck chromosome 2, IASCAAS_PekinDuck_T2T, whole genome shotgun sequence DNA segment encodes these proteins:
- the IMPA1 gene encoding inositol monophosphatase 1, with the protein MADPWQECMDYAVTLARKAGEIICGALKEEKSIMTKSSPVDLVTETDQKVENFIISLIREKYPSHSFIGEESVAAGEGSILTDNPTWIIDPIDGTTNFVHRFPFVAVSIGFVVNKKIEFGIVYSCVEDKMYTARKGKGAFCNGQKLQVSGQQDITKSLVVTELGSNRDPETIKIILSNMERLLSIPIHGIRAVGTAAVNMCLVATGGADAYYEMGIHCWDMAGAGIIITEAGGVLLDVSGGPFDLMSRRIIAASSRAIAERIAKALQIIPLKRDDATN; encoded by the exons ATAATCTGTGGAGCactcaaagaagaaaaatccattATGACTAAAAGTTCACCTGTAGATCTAGTGACTGAAACTGATCAAAAAGTAGAaaacttcattatttctttGATAAGAGAAAAGTATCCTTCTCACAG CTTCATCGGAGAAGAATCTGttgctgctggggagggcagcATTTTAACAGATAACCCCACATGGATTATAGACCCTATTGATGGAACTACCAACTTCGTACACAG gtTTCCGTTTGTGGCAGTTTCAATTGGCTTTGTTGTAAACAAAAAg ATAGAGTTTGGAATTGTGTATAGTTGTGTAGAAGACAAGATGTATACtgccagaaaaggaaaaggtgcATTTTGCAATGGTCAGAAACTGCAAGTATCAGGCCAACAAG acaTCACAAAATCCCTTGTAGTAACAGAATTGGGATCTAATCGTGATCCAGAgactataaaaataattctttctaACATGGAAAGACTTCTCAGTATTCCTATTCATGG GATTAGAGCTGTTGGTACAGCAGCTGTGAACATGTGCCTTGTGGCCACGGGTGGAGCTGATGCCTATTATGAAATGGGGATTCACTGCTGGGATATGGCAGGGGCTGGAATCATTATTACTGAAGCAGGTGGTGTTCTCCTAGATGTATCAG gtggACCGTTTGACTTGATGTCTCGAAGAATAATTGCAGCAAGTAGTCGAGCTATTGCTGAGAGAATAGCCAAAGCACTTCAAATAATCCCTCTGAAAAGGGATGATGCAACTAATTGA